A window from Mycobacterium saskatchewanense encodes these proteins:
- a CDS encoding carbon-nitrogen hydrolase family protein: protein MTGARPDRLLTLMVQESPAPRDVDANVERVRVLLGERPGVDIAVFPELFLTGYQLDRLGGLAMGLDAAAISAIRRVSAEFQTAFVGGYLERGDDGAVYNSMLVIDSAGSIAGNYRKTHLFGTEGSVFGAGDRLACVDVGTVRIGPMICFDLEIAEVARALAFQNPDVFIGIAANMAPFHGDHLVASCARALDNRTPLIYVNRVGSESGFEFVGGSRVVGSDGQILEDFGCRRRVAVVEVPLRRDTPSDVDYLRHLRPELYRDHDEPR from the coding sequence ATGACCGGTGCCCGACCGGACCGGCTGCTCACCCTGATGGTGCAGGAGAGCCCGGCCCCGCGCGACGTCGACGCCAACGTCGAGCGGGTCCGGGTCCTCCTCGGCGAGCGGCCCGGCGTCGACATCGCGGTCTTTCCCGAGCTCTTCCTGACGGGCTACCAGTTGGACCGCCTCGGGGGGCTGGCCATGGGACTCGATGCGGCCGCGATATCCGCGATCCGCCGGGTATCCGCCGAATTTCAGACCGCCTTTGTCGGTGGCTATCTCGAGCGCGGCGACGACGGGGCCGTGTACAACTCGATGCTGGTCATCGACTCCGCGGGCTCGATCGCCGGAAACTACCGCAAGACTCACCTGTTCGGGACCGAAGGGTCCGTCTTCGGCGCGGGTGACCGATTGGCCTGCGTCGATGTCGGCACGGTGCGCATCGGCCCGATGATCTGCTTCGACCTGGAGATCGCCGAAGTGGCGCGTGCCCTTGCCTTTCAGAACCCCGACGTCTTCATCGGTATCGCGGCCAACATGGCGCCCTTCCACGGCGATCACCTGGTGGCGTCGTGCGCGCGGGCGTTGGACAACCGGACCCCGCTGATCTACGTGAACCGCGTCGGTTCGGAGTCGGGCTTCGAATTTGTCGGCGGCTCCCGGGTCGTGGGCTCGGACGGGCAGATCCTGGAGGACTTTGGGTGCCGGCGGCGCGTCGCGGTCGTCGAGGTGCCGCTGCGGCGGGACACGCCGTCCGATGTCGACTACCTGAGGCACCTGCGGCCGGAGTTATACCGCGATCATGACGAGCCGCGCTGA
- a CDS encoding LacI family DNA-binding transcriptional regulator, which translates to MARVAGVSVTTVSDALSGNGRLTAGTRERVRKIADDLGYRPSAAARSLVGARTGLLLMSVSAPGTEPSSLWNIDFFANLMTAAAIRSAERGFALALSPASVPPNLSYDGVIIVDPTAADDGLLVQVARDRVPLVTVGRTPAGHPWVDNDYPTLVPAIMDHFRAAGARRPALLAGDPATSYVRDTVEQYTQWCAAHRCATRIAYVDDGITEESGRAAAKRLLSRRVRSDAVLATLDRLALGVTAAVEEVGLSVPEDVLVAALGDSATIKHSRVPITAVDLMPQQIGTAAVDSLIARITGRVAVPNQVVPGHLRLRASTDRQRGSS; encoded by the coding sequence ATCGCGCGCGTCGCCGGTGTCTCGGTCACGACGGTGTCGGATGCCCTGTCCGGCAACGGCCGGCTGACTGCCGGGACGCGCGAGCGGGTGCGCAAGATCGCCGACGACCTCGGCTACCGGCCGAGCGCGGCCGCCCGCAGCCTGGTGGGCGCGCGCACCGGGCTCCTGCTGATGTCGGTGAGCGCGCCGGGGACCGAACCCTCGTCGCTGTGGAACATCGACTTCTTCGCCAATCTCATGACGGCGGCGGCAATCCGATCGGCGGAGCGGGGCTTCGCGTTGGCGCTGTCGCCGGCATCGGTGCCGCCGAACTTGTCTTACGACGGCGTGATCATCGTCGACCCCACCGCCGCGGACGACGGCCTGCTGGTGCAGGTTGCTCGCGACCGGGTCCCGCTCGTCACCGTGGGCCGGACACCGGCGGGGCACCCGTGGGTGGACAACGACTACCCGACCCTCGTCCCCGCGATCATGGACCACTTTCGGGCTGCGGGCGCGCGCCGTCCGGCGTTGTTGGCGGGCGACCCGGCAACCTCGTACGTCCGCGACACGGTCGAGCAGTACACGCAATGGTGCGCGGCCCACCGTTGCGCCACCCGCATCGCCTATGTCGACGACGGCATCACCGAAGAGTCCGGGCGGGCCGCCGCGAAGCGATTGCTGTCGCGCCGCGTGCGCTCGGACGCCGTGTTGGCAACGCTCGACCGCCTCGCGCTGGGCGTCACGGCCGCCGTCGAAGAGGTCGGGTTGTCGGTTCCCGAGGACGTCTTGGTCGCCGCACTCGGTGACAGCGCGACGATCAAGCACTCGCGAGTGCCGATCACCGCAGTAGACCTGATGCCACAGCAGATCGGAACGGCCGCGGTCGATTCGTTGATCGCGCGCATCACCGGACGCGTGGCCGTGCCGAATCAGGTTGTGCCCGGCCATCTTCGGCTCCGGGCGAGCACCGACCGTCAGCGCGGCTCGTCATGA
- a CDS encoding M24 family metallopeptidase, whose product MKKRFCTQAVGTVAAFVARPVHAIAPAICAQPQEESVMYDWSAVDVDRLRNDRREAVADLMRRQGLSHLLLTGFDHIRYATDYRTQIISEAFDWFAAVVDQDGRAEIFAPWVDQTQVDPLAELPWISAIHPMPSWAPMVGHPETWTAGLVGALGGAKKVGIELIDPAVLRRLESALPGAEFVPVGCELYDVRIRKTPDEIRLLEDASIVNSRGAEAGFKAAEAGMTDHDVLAAVMASLQESGPEFLSHSLCNHSRGDGGWFAEGTVLAEGDPYFFDIGLYGRHGYASDIARTGFVGGDTRAEIKSVYAKLLKAHEVAADAAKPGVRVSQIDDVVNEYLRSEGLPTTPYAIGHGVGLRACELPTIYRESMTDRDQVLVENSVIALEPETGLEVDGRFLLLKLEDNYVVEHDGVRRLSPAGYGLDG is encoded by the coding sequence GTGAAGAAACGTTTCTGCACGCAGGCCGTCGGCACCGTCGCCGCGTTTGTCGCTCGTCCCGTCCACGCGATCGCCCCCGCGATCTGCGCTCAGCCCCAAGAGGAGTCCGTCATGTACGACTGGTCCGCCGTCGATGTCGATCGGCTGCGAAACGATCGCCGCGAAGCAGTCGCCGATCTGATGAGGCGACAAGGCCTGTCGCACCTATTGCTGACCGGCTTCGACCACATCCGGTATGCGACCGACTACCGCACGCAAATCATTTCGGAGGCATTCGACTGGTTCGCCGCCGTGGTCGACCAGGATGGCCGGGCCGAGATCTTTGCGCCGTGGGTCGACCAAACCCAGGTCGATCCGCTCGCGGAACTGCCGTGGATCAGCGCGATCCATCCGATGCCGTCCTGGGCACCGATGGTCGGGCACCCCGAGACGTGGACGGCGGGACTGGTCGGTGCACTCGGCGGCGCCAAGAAGGTCGGGATCGAACTGATCGATCCCGCCGTGCTGCGACGGCTCGAATCTGCGTTGCCCGGTGCAGAATTCGTTCCGGTTGGCTGCGAGCTCTACGACGTGCGCATCCGCAAGACTCCGGACGAGATCCGGTTGCTCGAAGATGCCAGCATCGTCAATTCGCGCGGCGCCGAGGCCGGTTTCAAGGCCGCCGAAGCCGGTATGACCGACCACGACGTGCTGGCCGCGGTCATGGCGAGCCTGCAGGAAAGCGGTCCGGAGTTTCTGAGTCACTCGTTGTGCAACCACAGCCGCGGAGACGGCGGCTGGTTCGCCGAGGGCACGGTGCTCGCGGAAGGCGATCCCTACTTCTTCGACATCGGTCTCTACGGCCGGCACGGCTATGCCTCCGACATCGCGCGTACCGGCTTCGTGGGCGGCGACACCCGCGCGGAGATCAAGTCGGTGTACGCCAAACTGCTCAAGGCGCACGAGGTCGCCGCCGACGCCGCCAAACCGGGTGTCCGCGTATCGCAAATCGATGACGTCGTGAACGAATACCTGCGGTCGGAGGGGCTGCCCACCACCCCGTATGCCATCGGACACGGGGTGGGTTTGCGCGCCTGCGAACTGCCCACGATCTACCGGGAATCGATGACCGACCGCGACCAGGTGCTGGTGGAGAACAGCGTCATCGCCCTGGAGCCGGAGACCGGCCTCGAGGTCGACGGACGCTTCCTGCTGCTCAAGCTGGAAGACAACTATGTCGTCGAACATGATGGCGTTCGCAGGCTTTCGCCCGCGGGCTACGGCCTGGACGGCTGA
- a CDS encoding RidA family protein, translating into MTRIDVPSNAVRQRLMPDDTWSWHMPTPFSQGWKIGNLVFIGGQLSADARGNVIGEDDIEVQTRNVFENITKTLAAAGANWSHVVKLNTFYCFDGDGDEVQENWTKMTNVRMQYLPNPGPCGTAVRVSGLMYDGFLIEAEAIAVITEGNDTDACID; encoded by the coding sequence ATGACCCGCATCGACGTCCCGAGCAATGCTGTCCGGCAACGCCTGATGCCCGATGACACGTGGAGCTGGCATATGCCCACGCCGTTCTCTCAGGGATGGAAGATCGGCAATCTGGTCTTCATCGGCGGCCAGTTGTCCGCCGATGCGCGGGGCAATGTCATCGGCGAGGACGATATCGAAGTCCAGACCCGGAATGTATTCGAGAACATCACCAAAACGCTGGCCGCGGCCGGCGCCAACTGGAGCCATGTCGTCAAGCTGAACACCTTCTATTGCTTCGACGGAGACGGCGACGAGGTGCAGGAGAACTGGACGAAAATGACGAACGTCCGCATGCAGTACCTGCCGAATCCCGGACCGTGCGGCACGGCCGTCCGCGTTTCGGGACTCATGTACGACGGCTTCCTCATCGAGGCCGAAGCCATTGCCGTGATCACCGAAGGGAACGACACCGATGCCTGCATCGATTGA
- a CDS encoding helix-turn-helix domain-containing protein produces the protein MLDGRDRHARAAVFRSAAAAGMLLREPPTASPPAQGATGCAKLGCASPIFFNPFEEQRQMSVERPRYVGEVAKLVGTSPSRIRMWERDGLLNPRRTSSGHRLYSAADVDRLRELKRLVDQEGWSATAIKANLNAHFPDKVSPANAIGQRIRELRGEAGWSLRDLANGSGLAVSTINSLERGQSMPSVGTLHKLARAFGMTLASMLEADEPSASLVVRKSERVLLPMRTPGIAWEKLYTGDSVLESLMVTVQPGAGTEGTLQHDGEEFLYVIRGAIELILDGNQVYDLEAGDAMTFDSMREHSYSNRGSKVAQIVWVNTPPTI, from the coding sequence TTGCTGGATGGCCGCGACCGCCACGCGCGGGCAGCCGTGTTTCGGTCGGCCGCCGCAGCCGGGATGTTGCTACGAGAACCGCCCACCGCGTCACCGCCCGCGCAAGGCGCCACCGGCTGCGCGAAGTTAGGCTGTGCGAGTCCCATATTTTTCAATCCCTTCGAAGAGCAGCGTCAAATGTCCGTCGAAAGACCCCGGTACGTCGGGGAGGTTGCCAAGCTGGTCGGCACGTCACCGAGCCGCATCCGCATGTGGGAAAGGGACGGTTTGCTCAACCCGCGACGCACGTCGTCGGGCCACCGGTTGTATTCGGCGGCCGATGTCGATCGATTGCGGGAACTCAAGCGCCTGGTCGACCAGGAAGGGTGGTCGGCCACCGCGATCAAGGCCAACCTTAATGCGCACTTCCCGGATAAGGTCTCGCCGGCAAACGCAATCGGCCAACGTATCCGCGAATTACGGGGCGAAGCAGGATGGTCGTTGCGGGACCTGGCAAACGGATCCGGTTTGGCGGTGTCGACGATCAACAGCCTGGAACGCGGGCAATCGATGCCTTCGGTGGGGACGCTGCACAAGCTCGCCCGCGCATTCGGGATGACGCTGGCAAGCATGCTGGAGGCCGATGAACCCAGCGCGTCGCTCGTGGTGCGCAAGAGCGAGCGGGTGCTTCTGCCCATGCGCACGCCGGGTATCGCCTGGGAGAAGCTGTATACCGGCGACTCCGTGCTCGAGTCCCTGATGGTGACCGTCCAACCCGGAGCCGGGACCGAAGGAACCCTGCAACACGACGGCGAAGAGTTCCTTTACGTCATCAGAGGCGCGATCGAATTGATTCTCGACGGAAATCAGGTGTACGACCTGGAGGCCGGAGACGCCATGACATTCGACAGCATGCGCGAGCACTCTTATAGCAATCGTGGTTCCAAGGTGGCTCAGATCGTGTGGGTCAACACGCCGCCGACGATCTGA
- a CDS encoding amino acid permease, with the protein MATDVIEPPIVDEGRDLATFGYKQQLHRKMGRFASFAAGFSFISVLTAVFQLAGLGFSFGGPAFVWTWPVVLGGQLLVALCFAELAARYPLSGAIYQWSSRLANPTFGWFAGWIMIVGQIVVMTSAAIALQVVLPQIWSGFQLIGGDPSPTTTTGVHNAILLAGILMALTTIINIIGIRLMALINNIGVVSEISGATAIIILLIAHGGRSGGVLVTTGTVSHAGYFGALLCASFTAAYVLVGFDSASEMSEETRNARRIAPRTTLRALSAAGILGFGIIVAMVLAAPSLTDGKLADEGPAYVVATVLSGTTGKILLTMVAIAICVATLAIQTAGSRMLFSMARDRRTLFHGVLSHVPQRTGTPAAAAIAIGISATAVLMLNLGPQAAFVAMESTCIIIIYLAYLMVTGAMLVKRLRGERVFNADAFDDDGRRAFSMGRAGLWLNAAAVAYGAAMFVNLIWPRQSIYDPQGGHWYLQYFPLMFTAGTIVVGAVIYAAVHGTPNTLKLRQWTLAPSVD; encoded by the coding sequence ATGGCAACCGACGTGATCGAACCACCCATCGTCGACGAAGGCCGCGACCTCGCGACATTCGGCTACAAACAACAGCTGCATCGCAAGATGGGCCGGTTCGCCTCCTTCGCGGCAGGCTTCTCGTTCATCTCGGTGCTGACCGCCGTCTTCCAGCTGGCCGGACTCGGCTTCTCCTTCGGCGGCCCGGCATTCGTGTGGACGTGGCCGGTGGTGCTCGGGGGCCAACTCCTCGTCGCGCTGTGTTTCGCCGAACTCGCCGCCCGCTACCCTCTTTCGGGCGCGATCTACCAGTGGTCCAGCCGCCTGGCCAACCCGACATTCGGCTGGTTCGCGGGCTGGATCATGATCGTCGGCCAGATCGTCGTCATGACCAGCGCGGCCATCGCCCTGCAAGTGGTGCTGCCGCAGATCTGGAGTGGCTTTCAACTGATCGGCGGCGACCCCTCCCCCACCACCACGACAGGCGTGCACAACGCAATCCTGTTGGCGGGCATCCTGATGGCGCTGACCACCATCATCAACATCATCGGCATCAGGCTGATGGCCCTGATCAACAACATCGGTGTGGTGTCGGAGATCAGCGGCGCCACCGCCATCATCATCCTGCTCATCGCACACGGCGGACGCTCGGGCGGCGTCCTGGTCACGACCGGTACCGTCAGCCACGCGGGCTACTTCGGCGCCCTGCTGTGCGCTTCCTTCACCGCCGCCTACGTCCTGGTCGGATTCGACAGCGCCAGTGAGATGTCGGAGGAAACCCGCAACGCGCGCCGAATCGCGCCGCGCACCACCCTGCGCGCCCTGTCGGCGGCGGGGATACTCGGATTCGGGATCATCGTGGCGATGGTCCTCGCCGCCCCCAGCCTCACCGACGGCAAGCTCGCCGACGAGGGACCCGCCTACGTGGTCGCGACCGTGCTGTCGGGGACGACCGGGAAGATCTTGCTGACCATGGTCGCCATCGCGATCTGCGTCGCGACACTGGCGATACAGACCGCAGGCTCGCGCATGCTGTTCTCCATGGCCCGCGACAGACGCACCCTGTTCCATGGCGTGCTTTCCCATGTTCCCCAACGCACCGGCACCCCCGCGGCCGCCGCGATCGCGATCGGAATCAGCGCCACCGCGGTGCTGATGCTCAACCTCGGACCCCAGGCCGCCTTCGTCGCAATGGAATCGACCTGCATCATCATCATTTACCTCGCCTACCTGATGGTCACCGGCGCAATGCTGGTGAAGCGCCTACGCGGCGAACGAGTGTTCAACGCCGACGCCTTCGACGACGACGGCCGACGCGCCTTCAGCATGGGACGAGCGGGCCTGTGGCTGAATGCCGCGGCGGTCGCCTACGGCGCCGCCATGTTCGTCAACCTGATCTGGCCCCGCCAATCGATCTACGACCCCCAGGGCGGTCACTGGTATCTCCAGTATTTTCCGCTGATGTTCACCGCCGGAACGATCGTCGTGGGCGCGGTGATCTACGCCGCCGTCCACGGGACACCAAACACCCTGAAGCTCCGGCAATGGACGCTCGCACCGTCCGTCGACTGA
- a CDS encoding isopenicillin N synthase family dioxygenase — protein MPSPTSFDTVPEINISGLSSRDPAVRAAVAQELGEAAHRVGFMYVSGSGVPDAVFDRMHNASQAFFDQPMDAKMAVYIGNSTNHRGYVPEGGEVFAGGTADKKEAYDCARHRPDRAGATALSGPNQWPELPGFADAVSEYYEAVFEAGRAIMRGFALYLSEPEDFFDRVLTDPPSQLRLIHYPVDESAVDRPGIGAHTDYECITLLKATQPGLEVLNGAGQWIDVPPRPGCFVVNIGDMLELWTNGLFVATTHRVRKVVDERYSYPLFFSVDYDTVVEPLPKLRSPGQPPREGLRAGDHLFAQTAQSFVYLRARIDAGELSLPAGSLALSSFGHSETAP, from the coding sequence ATGCCCAGTCCAACATCCTTCGATACGGTGCCCGAGATCAACATCTCGGGCCTCTCTTCCCGGGATCCCGCGGTGCGAGCCGCCGTCGCGCAGGAGCTCGGCGAGGCCGCGCACCGCGTCGGGTTCATGTACGTCAGCGGGAGCGGGGTGCCAGATGCGGTCTTCGACCGCATGCACAATGCATCACAGGCATTCTTCGACCAACCCATGGACGCGAAAATGGCCGTCTATATCGGGAATTCGACCAATCACCGCGGATATGTGCCCGAAGGCGGAGAGGTGTTCGCGGGTGGAACGGCCGACAAGAAGGAGGCCTACGACTGCGCGCGGCACCGCCCCGATCGCGCCGGCGCCACGGCGCTGAGCGGGCCGAACCAGTGGCCGGAGCTACCGGGATTTGCCGACGCTGTCAGTGAGTATTACGAGGCGGTGTTCGAAGCGGGACGGGCGATCATGCGAGGATTCGCGCTTTATCTCTCGGAACCGGAGGACTTCTTCGACCGCGTACTGACAGATCCGCCAAGCCAACTGCGGCTCATTCACTATCCGGTGGATGAGAGCGCCGTCGACCGCCCCGGCATCGGCGCACACACCGACTACGAGTGCATCACCCTGTTGAAGGCCACGCAGCCCGGCCTCGAGGTGCTCAACGGCGCCGGTCAGTGGATCGACGTGCCGCCCAGGCCAGGCTGTTTCGTGGTCAACATCGGCGACATGTTAGAGCTGTGGACCAACGGACTGTTCGTTGCGACCACTCACCGCGTGCGTAAGGTGGTCGACGAAAGGTATTCTTACCCGCTGTTTTTCAGTGTCGATTACGACACCGTCGTCGAACCGCTGCCGAAGCTGCGGTCCCCCGGTCAGCCCCCTCGTGAAGGGCTCCGGGCGGGCGATCATCTCTTCGCGCAAACGGCACAGAGCTTCGTCTATCTGCGCGCCCGCATCGACGCCGGCGAGCTATCCCTGCCGGCAGGGTCTCTGGCGCTGTCGTCTTTTGGTCATTCCGAAACCGCACCCTGA
- a CDS encoding purine-cytosine permease family protein, producing the protein MEPTTRTVHVEQVTIAPIPQAARRGRARALFPIWFGVQIMPLTVVTGVLGTTVYGLSAAWTIVAVAIGNMIGAIFVALHSVQGPRLGVPQMVQSRGQFGLRGSLLVLAVVVLMYVGFLASILVLAASSLQVIFPRLGSTPALIISGAITLLLVVFGYEMIHKVNRLLMPSFAIASIISLAYLLAHGVSNSPAATSGQFTVHGFMGMLSVAAIWQLAYAPYVSDYSRYLPVGVSSSAAFWATYLGSVGGAIPMMVIGALLGQISDGSLKSLNALLPSGVGVFVIAVFFLGAVDACTVNLYGPALCVATTIQTFKTSWLPGAGSRITIAGIVTLLSVYIAAGFSDDFLVSYSNFIQILLYFLIPWSVINLVDYYLIRKADYDVESFFRPDGGIYGHYNAAAVVAYVIGVLVQVPFMSGNLYTGIVARRLDGVDIAWIVGSFVSFAVYYFLLMRRDGPSQSRTHRRPAPESLVLAPHYRPATDTPS; encoded by the coding sequence ATGGAACCGACCACCCGCACCGTGCACGTCGAACAGGTAACCATTGCTCCCATTCCGCAGGCCGCACGTCGCGGGCGCGCCCGCGCCCTATTTCCGATCTGGTTCGGCGTGCAGATCATGCCGCTCACTGTGGTGACGGGTGTGCTGGGGACAACCGTCTACGGTTTGTCCGCGGCATGGACGATCGTGGCCGTAGCCATCGGCAACATGATCGGGGCCATCTTCGTCGCTCTGCACTCGGTTCAGGGCCCCAGGCTCGGCGTACCGCAGATGGTGCAGAGCCGTGGCCAATTCGGGCTACGCGGCTCACTGCTCGTGCTTGCCGTCGTGGTCTTGATGTACGTCGGGTTTCTGGCGTCGATCCTCGTCTTGGCCGCCTCTTCGCTGCAGGTGATATTCCCGAGGTTGGGATCGACGCCGGCGCTGATCATCAGCGGCGCCATCACGTTGCTACTGGTCGTCTTCGGCTACGAAATGATCCACAAGGTGAACCGGCTCCTCATGCCGTCATTCGCGATTGCGTCGATCATCAGCCTCGCATACCTACTCGCGCACGGCGTATCCAATTCGCCCGCAGCCACATCGGGGCAGTTCACCGTCCACGGATTCATGGGCATGCTTTCGGTAGCCGCCATCTGGCAGCTGGCGTATGCACCCTATGTCTCGGACTACTCGCGTTACCTTCCTGTCGGCGTATCGTCGTCGGCCGCATTCTGGGCGACTTACCTCGGGTCCGTCGGCGGCGCGATCCCGATGATGGTCATCGGGGCGTTACTCGGCCAGATATCCGACGGCAGCCTCAAGAGCTTGAATGCCCTGCTGCCGAGCGGCGTCGGAGTGTTCGTCATAGCGGTCTTCTTCCTCGGAGCGGTGGACGCGTGCACCGTCAATCTCTATGGGCCCGCGCTGTGCGTGGCCACCACCATCCAGACGTTCAAGACCAGCTGGCTGCCCGGGGCGGGCAGTCGGATCACGATCGCCGGCATCGTGACGCTTTTGTCGGTGTACATCGCTGCCGGGTTCTCCGACGATTTCCTGGTCAGCTACAGCAACTTCATCCAGATCTTGCTGTACTTCCTCATCCCGTGGAGCGTAATAAATCTCGTTGACTATTACCTGATCAGGAAAGCGGATTACGACGTCGAGTCGTTCTTCCGGCCCGACGGGGGAATCTACGGGCACTACAACGCCGCGGCCGTCGTCGCCTATGTGATCGGCGTTCTCGTGCAAGTTCCCTTTATGTCCGGAAACCTTTATACCGGGATTGTGGCGCGCCGACTGGACGGTGTCGACATCGCCTGGATTGTCGGGTCTTTTGTGTCCTTCGCGGTGTACTACTTCCTCCTGATGCGCCGCGACGGACCTAGCCAGAGCCGCACTCATCGGCGCCCGGCACCGGAATCGCTGGTGTTGGCTCCGCATTACCGCCCGGCAACCGACACGCCGTCCTGA